A DNA window from Mytilus edulis chromosome 14, xbMytEdul2.2, whole genome shotgun sequence contains the following coding sequences:
- the LOC139504155 gene encoding uncharacterized protein has product MAANTSICGICSLRQITQTSNHWCQQCEEPLCDECRDHHKLLKVTRSHEVIPISDYKSIPSFITDIQQSCIYHNEPYQQYCVEHALPICFKCINDHRKCNVTTLEKIFNNVKTSEQFLDLASRLGDLLQNIDQIKKDRNSNVTNIEETKTRLVKEIRQRRAEINKRLDYLEKQIIKDLDEKACQNCESIQNVLSSVKEKEIIISKCQENFQKMKQYASDLQTFLGMNEIGVKVYENEQYLQSMKEAKRLEQLELEWTVDPFVETILKSFKNFGSIEMRTQTSSIEFTRAKNKQAQLQVVTTKKTIDDVKLILQKKITTDGMDIRGCCMSAEGDMLYTDFQVQGAWLTVITSDNKLKYKMSLDPRFDITLIDEKTVAITSGESWEKVGIDIIDIKKRSKIKFIKLSRSPYGIARDHNSLFVCVERRGIYKINILDGTTSCVISCVLPSYSYVAVYKDRIYYTNNEDDSVVCCDSNGSRVWTFKDRLVLNEPEGIAVDNIGNVYVVGEKSSNVVILSNDGKHHKELLTADDGLNSPSAIFLDRENRKLLVANTEETAFLYNISLE; this is encoded by the coding sequence ATGGCCGCTAACACCAGTATATGTGGCATATGTTCACTTCGACAGATTACACAAACATCTAACCACTGGTGCCAGCAATGTGAAGAACCTCTTTGTGATGAGTGCCGGGATCATCATAAATTACTAAAAGTCACGCGAAGTCATGAAGTGATACCAATTTCAGATTACAAGTCGATTCCGTCATTTATAACTGACATACAGCAATCGTGTATCTATCACAATGAACCATATCAACAGTACTGCGTTGAACATGCGTTACCTATTTGTTTCAAATGTATAAATGACCATCGTAAATGTAACGTTACTACTCTTGAGAAAATCTTCAATAACGTCAAGACCTCTGAGCAGTTTCTAGACTTAGCATCAAGACTTGGCGACTTATTACAAAATATCGACCAAATTAAAAAGGACAGAAATTCTAATGTGACAAATATTGAAGAAACGAAAACGCGACTTGTTAAAGAAATTCGACAGAGAAGAGCAGAAATAAACAAACGCCTAGACTATCTTgagaaacaaattataaaagatCTTGACGAAAAGGCATGTCAAAATTGCGAGAGTATTCAGAATGTTTTATCATCGGtcaaagaaaaagaaatcatTATCAGTAAATGTCAGGAAAATTTCCAAAAGATGAAACAATACGCATCTGATCTTCAAACATTTCTCGGAATGAACGAAATTGGGGTCAAAGTTTATGAAAATGAACAATATCTGCAATCAATGAAAGAGGCAAAACGTTTAGAGCAGCTTGAACTAGAATGGACGGTAGACCCATTTGTGGAAACTATTTTGAAGAGTTTTAAGAACTTTGGATCAATTGAAATGAGAACTCAAACAAGCAGCATTGAGTTTACTAGAGCGAAAAATAAGCAAGCGCAGTTACAAGTAGTAACAACGAAGAAGACTATTGACGATGTGAAGTTGATTCTACAGAAAAAGATTACAACAGACGGAATGGACATTAGAGGTTGTTGTATGTCAGCAGAGGGGGACATGTTATACACCGATTTTCAAGTCCAGGGTGCATGGCTTACCGTAATTACATCAGATAATAAACTCAAATATAAAATGTCACTAGATCCTAGGTTTGACATAACACTAATTGATGAAAAAACTGTTGCTATCACATCTGGAGAATCATGGGAAAAGGTCGGTATTGATATCATAGACATAAAAAAACGAAGCAAAATAAAGTTCATAAAACTTTCAAGAAGTCCATATGGAATTGCACGAGATCACAACTCGCTGTTTGTTTGTGTAGAACGACGtggtatatacaaaattaatattttggACGGTACTACATCTTGCGTGATCAGTTGTGTTTTACCGTCATACTCATACGTAGCTGTATACAAAGACAGGATATACTACACTAACAACGAAGACGACAGCGTAGTATGTTGTGATAGTAATGGATCACGTGTTTGGACTTTTAAAGATAGATTGGTGTTGAATGAACCGGAAGGCATCGCTGTTGATAATATTGGAAACGTGTATGTTGTTGGAGAAAAATCGTccaatgttgtcattttatcaaACGATGGAAAGCACCACAAAGAACTTCTGACCGCAGATGATGGTCTAAATTCTCCATCGGCTATTTTCCTTGATAGAGAGAACAGAAAGTTGCTTGTTGCAAATACCGAGGAAACTGCTTTTCTTTACAATATTTCGTTAGAGTAA
- the LOC139504154 gene encoding craniofacial development protein 2-like, which produces MITETQDTFRNQHEDNISAVQHGLRDMTLVDESPREVHKLTPLCTLKENILLGSWNVRTLYATGKTAEVEREMDRYNIEILALNEVRWLDSGKLTLQNGKVLLYSGRNDGLHQAVAGMMLSSRAKKPLIEWKPITERLMYARFHTSTIKISIITVYAPTNDATDETKESFIEQLDRVIAETPKHDILLVMGDFNAKVGMNNEGHENIMGRHGIGRRNENGENLLDICQRNNLVITGTIFPHKDKHKVTWISLHKKTENQIDHILVTRQHRTSILDTRAMRGADIGSDHELLKCKLRIKLKKYKIVTDTSRRRFDTTKLQRPEIRKEYSIELKNRFQLLDELEDI; this is translated from the coding sequence atgattACGGAAACCCAAGATACATTTAGAAATCAGCATGAGGATAACATCTCTGCTGTACAACATGGTTTAAGGGACATGACACTGGTGGATGAAAGCCCACGGGAAGTCCACAAGCTGACACCCTTGTGTACACTAAAAGAAAATATACTTCTAGGCAGTTGGAATGTAAGAACTCTGTATGCCACAGGTAAAACTGCAGAAGTGGAGAGAGAAATGGACagatacaacatagaaatatTGGCCTTAAACGAAGTCAGATGGCTAGACAGTGGAAAGCTTACACTTCAAAATGGTAAAGTATTATTATATTCAGGCAGGAATGATGGACTACATCAGGCCGTAGCTGGAATGATGCTGTCAAGCCGAGCAAAAAAGCCACTGATTGAATGGAAGCCAATCACTGAGAGACTAATGTACGCCAGATTTCACACATCAACCATTAAAATAAGTATCATCACTGTATATGCACCGACCAACGATGCTACAGATGAAACAAAAGAAAGCTTCATAGAACAGCTAGATAGAGTCATAGCAGAAACACCTAAACATGACATCCTCTTAGTAATGGGAGACTTTAATGCAAAGGTTGGGATGAACAATGAAGGTCATGAGAACATCATGGGAAGGCATGGAATAGGGAGAAGAAACGAAAATGGAGAAAACCTCCTTGATATTTGTCAAAGGAACAACTTAGTCATTACTGGCACAATCTTTCCACACAAAGACAAACACAAAGTAACATGGATATCACTACACaagaaaacagaaaatcaaatagaCCATATCCTGGTTACTAGACAACACAGAACATCAATACTGGACACAAGAGCTATGAGAGGAGCAGACATTGGTAGCGATCACGAACTCCTCAAATGCAAATTAAGAATCAAACTTAAGAAATACAAAATAGTAACAGATACTTCAAGAAGGAGATTCGATACCACCAAACTACAACGTCCAGAAATAAGAAAAGAATATTCAATCGAGCTGAAGAACAGGTTCCAACTCTTAGACGAGCTAGAGGACATATAA
- the LOC139502737 gene encoding uncharacterized protein: MEGRQICFSFLFVTFVDSFLFSTLDRAKVQVLLTTGDQSKKLSQEADLYPLHDNNNLPQININKNQRYQTMEGFGAGLSNSAASVIYHSPKRHEIMRQLFSPTDGIGVSYIRITMGGSDFQAVPPYTYNDIPNGQTDFQMNHFSIQKDREFFIPIIKEALSLNPSMKIVATPWSPPAWMKSTNTLYGGDFHQDWDGKYQQALSLYFVKFIQAYKAEGIDITAITIQNEPRYQTSGYPTMTMSWQIQRDLIKWHMGPLFRQNNINTKILILDHNWDLHEYPENILRDNDAKQYVGGVAWHCYAGDKSEPERLHSKFSNIDQYFTECSGFAASPDFKGNLVWNLDNLFLHQPRVWAKTVLFWNIALDQNHGPMVQVQGCKDCRGVVTVYSGSDRYQKEVEYYIIGHLSKVVKTQAVRIDSTDNVNGLRSVAFENPLGTIAVVVLNTQDQSKQFALNFNGVRYSYNLPGKSVVSFLYSP; this comes from the exons atggAAGGACGACAAATTTGTT TTTCCTTTCTCTTTGTCACTTTTGTCGATTCGTTCCTATTCAGTACGCTGGACAGAGCGAAGGTGCAAGTGCTTCTTACTACTGGTGACCAGTCGAAGAAGTTATCACAAGAAGCAGATCTGTATCCCTTGCATGACAATAATAATTTGCCTCAAATAAATATCAACAAGAACCAGCGTTATCAGACGATGGAGGGTTTTGGCGCCGGTTTGTCGAACTCAGCTGCCTCTGTAATCTACCACAGTCCAAAAAGACATGAAATTATGAGACAACTTTTTAGCCCTACAGATGGAATTG GTGTGTCATATATAAGGATAACAATGGGTGGATCTGACTTTCAAGCTGTCCCTCCATATACATACAATGATATACCCAATGGACAAACAGATTTCCAGATGAATCACTTCAGTATTCAAAAAGATCGCGAATTCTTTATTCCTATCATAAAGGAAGCATTGAGTCTTAATCCGTCTATGAAAATAGTTGCTACACCTTGGAGTCCTCCGGCATGGATGAAATCGACCAATACTTTATACGGCGGCGATTTTCACCAAGATTGGGACGGAAAATATCAACAGGCTTTATCTCTATACTTTGTAAAATTTATTCAAGCATACAAAGCAGAAGGGATAGATATAACTGCAATTACAATTCAAAATGAGCCTCGTTATCAAACAAGTGGTTACCCAACCATGACAATGTCTTGGCAGATACAAAGAGATCTTATTAAATGGCATATGGGACCACTGTTTCGACAAAATAATATTAACACTAAAATTCTAATTCTTGACCATAACTGGGATCTTCACGAGTATCCGGAAAACATTCTTCGAGACAATGATGCAAAACAATATGTTGGGGGCGTGGCATGGCATTGCTACGCTGGGGACAAATCTGAACCGGAAAGACttcattcaaaattttcaaatattgacCAGTATTTTACAGAATGTTCTGGTTTTGCGGCTTCACCTGATTTTAAAGGCAACTTGGTTTGGAATTTAGACAATCTTTTCCTTCACCAACCAAGAGTATGGGCTAAAACAGTTTTATTCTGGAATATTGCCCTTGATCAAAATCACGGACCTATGGTCCAGGTTCAAGGTTGCAAAGATTGTAGAGGTGTGGTAACAGTTTATTCCGGGTCTGACCGATACCAAAAAGAGGTTGAATACTACATCATAGGGCATTTGTCAAAGGTAGTCAAGACACAAGCAGTCAGAATCGATTCAACTGATAACGTGAATGGTTTGCGATCGGTTGCGTTCGAAAATCCGCTTGGAACCATTGCCGTTGTAGTCTTGAATACTCAAGATCAAAGCAAACAATTTGCACTGAATTTTAATGGAGTCCGTTATTCGTACAATTTGCCCGGAAAGTCAGTTGTATCTTTCCTTTATTCTCCCTAA